The genomic DNA CAAATCCCAGCGAGCCCGGACGAACCCGCCGCGCTTCAATCAGGTGGAGGCAGCGATTGACCCGGCGGGGGGGCAAACCTACCTTCCCTGACGTGCTGGAACACTTCTTGCTGCCTGCTGGGACATGTCCACCGCGAGCCGGGCGTACCGGGACCTGGAAGGCATGATCTCAAGCAATCTCGAAAAGGCGCTGGATGGCCGCGGGGCCGCGGTCCTGCGCCAGATCGTGGAACTCTACGTGGAAACCGGGGAGCCGGTGGGCTCGCGCACCCTGTCGCGCCGCCTGCCGCATGCCCTCTCCCCGGCCACCATCCGCAACGTGATGGCGGATCTGGAAGAGGCCGGCCTGCTCTTCGCCCCGCATACCAGCGCCGGGCGGCTGCCCACCGAACGGGGCCTGCGCCTCTTCGTGGACGGCCTTCTGGAATTCGGCCAACTGACCGAGCAGGAGCGTGAGGCCATCACCGCGCGCTGTGCCGCCTCCGGACGCTCGCTGCACGACACGCTGGGCGAGGCGGGGCGGATGCTGTCCGGCTTGGCCGGGGCGGCGGGTCTGGTCGTCGCGCCCAAGACCAACAGCCCGGTGCGGCATATCGAGTTCGTGGCGCTGGGCCCCGGCCGGGCGCTGGTGATCCTGGTGAGCGAGAACGGGCAGGTGGAGAACCGGGTGATCGAGGTGCCGGCCGGCCTGCCGACCGGCTCGCTCACCCAGGCGACCAACTACCTGAACCACCGGCTGAACGGCCGCACGCTGGACGAAACGCGCGAAGAGGTGAACCGCGAGATCACGGCGAACCGCAGCGCGCTCGACGAGCTGACGGCGCAGGTGGTCGAATCCGGCCTCGGCATCTGGTCCGGCGGCGGCGGCGGCTCCCTGATCCTGCGCGGGCAGTCACGGCTGCTGGAGAACCTGGACCAGACGCAGAAGATCGGGGAAATCCAGGCACTGTTCGACCAGTTGGAGGCGCAGGAAACCATGCTGCGCCTGCTGGAGCTGGTGCAGCGCGGCGAGGGCGTGCAGATCTTCATCGGCGCGGAAAGCGGGCTCTTCGATGCCTCCGGTGTCTCGATGATCGTGGCGCCCTTCCGCAACTCCCAGGAGCGCATCGTCGGCGCGGTCGGCGTGGTCGGACCAACGCGGATCAACTACCGCCGGATCATCCCGGTGGTGGACTACACCGCCGGCGTGATCGGGCGCCTGCTGGGCTGAAGGGATCCGGCCCGGCCCTCTGCCCCGAGTGCCTGCGTCCAGCCCCGGGGGCAAGGCTCCGCCTCGCCCCCGGCCCCCACTCCGCCGGGGACCGAAGCCGGTCCCCGGACCCCGGGCTTGAGTTGGCGCCTGTGATGACCGTCAGGCTGCGGCCCGATCCCTGGGAACAGGTGGATCAGCGGGGCCCCCGAAGAAGAAAATCACCATTTCCGCGCTGGCGGCACCGGCAGTCGCCGGAGAGCATGGCTCTCCGACGCGATCCAGCCGCAACAAACACCAACGAACGGGGTCCAGGGCCCGCAGGGTCCTGGCGGATAGGGGGTCCGGGGCGAAAGGCAGCGCCTTTCCCCCGGGAAGCGCAACGCCCGAAGTGACGCGCCGCCGATCCTACATCGTCCAGCCGCCGTCGATGACGTGGATCTGGCCGGTGGTGTAGGTGGCGGTGGCCAGATAGAGGGCGAGGTCGGCGATCTCCTCGGGCTGGCCGATCCGGCCGATCGGCTGACGGGCGATGAAGGCGGCGCGGGCCCCCTCGTAGTCGCCCCCGGCGGCGAGGCGCTGCTGCAGCGAGGGGCTTTCCACCGTGCCGGGGCAGATGGCGTTGCAGCGGATGCCACGCGTCACATAGTCGGCGGCGATGGACTTGGTGAGGCCGACCACGGCGGCCTTGCTGGTCTGGTAGGCGAAGCGGTTGGGCACGCCCTTCACGCTGGAGGCCACCGAGGACATGTTGATGATGCAGCCGTCGCCGCGCTCCAGCATGCCCGGCAGCACGGCACGGCTGGTGCGGACCAGGGCCTTCACGTTCAGGTCCAGGGCGAAGTCGAGATCCGCGTCCGGCATCTCCAGGATCGTGCCGCCATGCACGACGCCGGCGCAATTGAACAGCACGTCCACGCGGCCGATCTCGGCCATGGCCTGACGCACGGCGGCATCGTCGAGCACGTTCAGCACGCGGCGCTCGATGCCGGGGCCTTCCAGCTCCTCCAGCCTCGCCGCGTTGACATCGGTGGCGACGACCTTCGCGCCCGCGCGGGCGAAGAGTTCCGCCGTGGCGCGGCCGATGCCCTGCGCCGCGCCGGTGATCACGGCAATCCTGCCGTCCAGACTGAGGGTCATGTGTCGTCTCCCGCTCGGGTGCTTCGGAGCCCGCCCGCCTTTCGGCGGCGTGGGGCGGGCTCCCGTCTCTTTCATGGCATGGCCCTCGCGGGGGTCATGCCGGGGCGAAGGGCGGCCGCGCTCAGTCCGCCGGATGCATGTGCAGTGCGGGCATCGGATCGTCCGCCCGCGCCCGCTCCGCCATGCCCTGGCCGAACCGTCGGTACCAGAGGCCGGTGATGATCGGCACCACCAGGGAGGTGACGATGATGCAGATCGCCACCAGCACCGTGGCGGTCTGGGCCACCGGCATGAACTGCGGGGCGACGGCGGCGATGGCCAGCGGGTTGGCCGCGGCGGCGCCGGCGGTGGAGGAGGCGGCGATGCCGGCGGTGCCCGTGCCGCCGCCGATGATCCGGTCGGCCAGGATCAGCGGGATGCCGGTCAGCACGATGACCGCCAGGGCGAGCACCACGCCGAGGCCCGCCAGCGGCGAGAGCAGCGTGTTCAGGTCGATCGTGTTGCCCAGCGAGAAGGCGAAGAAGGGGATCATCAACTGGCCGCCGGGCGCGAAGAAGGCGCGCAGCTTGGGGTCGAGATTGCCGAGGGCGAAGCCGACCAGGAAGGGCAGCACGGCGCCGACGAAGATCTGCGGCTCGAAATGCGCGGCGCCCGAGGCGCCGAGGATGATCATGCTCATCAGCGGGCCGGATTCGATGGAGGTGAGGACGAAGGCGCCGGCTTCCTCCTTCGTGCCGTAGCTCTGCATGAGCGAGGCGTAGAGGCCGCCATTCGTCATATCCATGGCGCAGACGATGGCCAGGATGGAGAGGCCGGCGAAGAAGCCCGTCTGGATACCCTCGGCCGGGATGAACATCGAGGCGACGAGGGTGATGATCCAGGCGGCGACCAGCTTGGTGAGCACCAGAGTGCCGGACTTGCGCAGCACCGTGCCGGTGGCGGAGAGCTTGATCGAGGCGCCCATGCAGAAGAACCACACGGCCAGGATCGGGATCACGCCCGTCATGATGCCCTGGGTGAAGCCCTTGAAGTAGAGCGGGGCACCGGGGGCGAAGGTCTTGCACAGCGCGCCGAGCAGCAGCGGCATCAACATCAGACCGCCGGGGATCCGGTCGATCGTATCCTTGATTCTCATGGACGTACCCTCACGCTTCCTGATTGCGGGGCGAGGGTTCCCGGCCCATGGGCCTCGCCCTCCGCCCGTGGCCCCGCCCTTCTCTGGACCGGTGGCCGGGGTTGTATGGGTGACAGGAGCCGGGGCGCCGTGCGGGTGCTCCCGGGAAGTCCGGACCGGCCAAGCCGGCCCGGGAAAGGCGGTTCAGCCGGCGGAGACGCGCTGGCGCTGCACGCCGAGGCCCTGGATCTCCACCTGCATCGTATCGCCGTCGCGCAGGTAGCGGGGCGGCTTCATGCCCATGCCGACGCCGGGCGGGGTGCCGGTGGTGATGACGTCGCCGGGCAGCAGCGCCATGAAGCGCGAGATGTAGGAGACCAGGAAAGGCACCTGGAAAACCATGGTGCGGGTGGAGCCGTCCTGCACCGTCTCACCGTTCACGGAGAGGGTCATGCGCAGGTCCTGGGGATCGGCGATCTCGTCCTTCGTCACCAGCCAGGGGCCGAGCGGGCCGAAGGTCGGGCAGCCCTTGCCCTTGGTCCACTGCCCACCGCGCTCAAGCTGGTATTCGCGCTCCGACACGTCGTTGCAGACGCAGTAGCCGGCGACGTAGTCCAGCGCCTCGGCCTCGGAGACATAGGAGGCGCGCTCACCGATCACCACGGCGAGTTCCACCTCCCAGTCGGACTTGGTGGAGCCGGGCGGCAGCAGCACGGTGTCGTCCGGGCCGACGATGCAGGAGGGGGCCTTGTTGAAGAGGACGGGCTCGCTGGGCACCGCCATGCCGCTCTCGGCCGCGTGGTCCGCGTAGTTCAGCCCGACGGCGATGAAGTTGCCCGTGCCGGCGACGCAGGCGCCGAGGCGCGCCCCCTCGGGGGCCAGGGGCAGGTCCGCCACGCGGACGTCACGCAGGCGGGCGAGGCCGTCACGCGACAGGACCGGGCCGGCGATGTCGGGCACCACCGAGGACAGGTCGCGGATACGGCCATCGGCATCGACGAGACCGGGCTTCTCGGCGCCGGGTGAACCGAAACGAACGAGCTTCAAGACGCTGTCTCCCTAGGCATGCGGCCCCTGGCCAGGCCTGTCGGCCGCTTCTTCACGAGTCTGGAACCTTGGTGCAGGCTTCCCGCCGATCTTGCGAAATGTCAATATGGTTCGAAAGAACCACCGATTTTCGAAAATAACGGGGTGCCGTCGGAGTGCAGCAGGCA from Roseomonas gilardii includes the following:
- the hrcA gene encoding heat-inducible transcriptional repressor HrcA, yielding MISSNLEKALDGRGAAVLRQIVELYVETGEPVGSRTLSRRLPHALSPATIRNVMADLEEAGLLFAPHTSAGRLPTERGLRLFVDGLLEFGQLTEQEREAITARCAASGRSLHDTLGEAGRMLSGLAGAAGLVVAPKTNSPVRHIEFVALGPGRALVILVSENGQVENRVIEVPAGLPTGSLTQATNYLNHRLNGRTLDETREEVNREITANRSALDELTAQVVESGLGIWSGGGGGSLILRGQSRLLENLDQTQKIGEIQALFDQLEAQETMLRLLELVQRGEGVQIFIGAESGLFDASGVSMIVAPFRNSQERIVGAVGVVGPTRINYRRIIPVVDYTAGVIGRLLG
- a CDS encoding SDR family oxidoreductase; amino-acid sequence: MTLSLDGRIAVITGAAQGIGRATAELFARAGAKVVATDVNAARLEELEGPGIERRVLNVLDDAAVRQAMAEIGRVDVLFNCAGVVHGGTILEMPDADLDFALDLNVKALVRTSRAVLPGMLERGDGCIINMSSVASSVKGVPNRFAYQTSKAAVVGLTKSIAADYVTRGIRCNAICPGTVESPSLQQRLAAGGDYEGARAAFIARQPIGRIGQPEEIADLALYLATATYTTGQIHVIDGGWTM
- the kdgT gene encoding 2-keto-3-deoxygluconate transporter, translated to MRIKDTIDRIPGGLMLMPLLLGALCKTFAPGAPLYFKGFTQGIMTGVIPILAVWFFCMGASIKLSATGTVLRKSGTLVLTKLVAAWIITLVASMFIPAEGIQTGFFAGLSILAIVCAMDMTNGGLYASLMQSYGTKEEAGAFVLTSIESGPLMSMIILGASGAAHFEPQIFVGAVLPFLVGFALGNLDPKLRAFFAPGGQLMIPFFAFSLGNTIDLNTLLSPLAGLGVVLALAVIVLTGIPLILADRIIGGGTGTAGIAASSTAGAAAANPLAIAAVAPQFMPVAQTATVLVAICIIVTSLVVPIITGLWYRRFGQGMAERARADDPMPALHMHPAD
- a CDS encoding fumarylacetoacetate hydrolase family protein, whose amino-acid sequence is MKLVRFGSPGAEKPGLVDADGRIRDLSSVVPDIAGPVLSRDGLARLRDVRVADLPLAPEGARLGACVAGTGNFIAVGLNYADHAAESGMAVPSEPVLFNKAPSCIVGPDDTVLLPPGSTKSDWEVELAVVIGERASYVSEAEALDYVAGYCVCNDVSEREYQLERGGQWTKGKGCPTFGPLGPWLVTKDEIADPQDLRMTLSVNGETVQDGSTRTMVFQVPFLVSYISRFMALLPGDVITTGTPPGVGMGMKPPRYLRDGDTMQVEIQGLGVQRQRVSAG